Proteins from one Sabethes cyaneus chromosome 2, idSabCyanKW18_F2, whole genome shotgun sequence genomic window:
- the LOC128734205 gene encoding mucin-5AC-like, producing TTTTTTTTTTTTTTTTTTTTTTTTTTTTTTTTTTTPTTTTTTTTTTPTTTTTPTTPTTTTTTTTTTTTTTTTTTTTTTTTTTTTTTTTTTTTTTTTTTTTTTTTTTTTTTTTTTTTTTTTTTTTTTTTTTTTTTTTTTTTTTTTTTTTTTTTTTTTTTTTTTTTTTTTTTTTTTTTTTTTTTTTTTTTTTTTTTTTTTTTTTTTTTTTTTTTTTTTTTTTTTTTTTTTTTTTTTTTTTTTTTTTTTTTTTTTTTTTTTTTTTTTTTTTTTTTTTTTTTTTTTTTTTTTTTTTTTTTTTTTTTTTTTTTTTTTTTTTTTTTTTTTTTTTTTTTTTTTTTTTTTTTTTTTTTTTTTTTTTTTTTTTTTTTTTTTTTTTTTTTTTTTTTTTTTTTTTTTTTTTTTTTTTTTTTTTTTTTTTTTTTTTTTTTTTTTTTTTTTTTTTTTTTTTTTTTTTTTTTTTTTTTTTTTTTTTTTTTTTTTTTTTTTTTTTTTTTTTTTTT from the coding sequence actactactactactactactactactactactactactactactactactactactactactactactactactactactactactactactactactactactcctactactactactactactactactactactcctactactactactactcctACTactcctactactactactactactactactactactactactactactactactactactactactactactactactactactactactactactactactactactactactactactactactactactactactactactactactactactactactactactactactactactactactactactactactactactactactactactactactactactactactactactactactactactactactactactactactactactactactactactactactactactactactactactactactactactactactactactactactactactactactactactactactactactactactactactactactactactactactactactactactactactactactactactactactactactactactactactactactactactactactactactactactactactactactactactactactactactactactactactactactactactactactactactactactactactactactactactactactactactactactactactactactactactactactactactactactactactactactactactactactactactactactactactactactactactactactactactactactactactactactactactactactactactactactactactactactactactactactactactactactactactactactactactactactactactactactactactactactactactactactactactactactactactactactactactactactactactactactactactactactactactactactactactactactactactactactactactactactactactactactactactactactactactactactactactactactactactactactactactactactactactactactactactactactactactactactactactactactactactactactactactactactactactactactactactactactactactactactactactactactactactactactactactactactactactactactactactactactactactactactactactactactactactactactactactactactactactactactactactactactactactactactactactactactactactactactactactactactactactactactactactactactactactactact